A stretch of bacterium DNA encodes these proteins:
- a CDS encoding type II secretion system F family protein, with protein MNQWKKIKEIKWIRYEKIMKKISNSKLRKDILVHFKMFARLYSAGVPLVESLSVFCNNEGDLDWKNQIINKLKSGKTFGQSIEDLNLPIKNYELTIIKKSESSGNLPEGINRVCKMSKSIEKTKSKLLLALLYPCIILAVSLILVLMILIIIVPKIKPLFSGGRISIPWTTQVLFFLSDNLLPMMFLGIILSVVITIGFVFYIKKKGLETFQNHVGSLMIKIPVFGSLINHYSALISFRIASEVFASSGLLVESLRDSAKGSLIPVERTKLLNVANEVEGGMLLSKSIGREVSSKNKIWIPLIVCGEQTGSISETFSSIADIHQEYFDEGISLINKLIEPISMIAVGIGVGFIAVSIITPMYSLISYTGY; from the coding sequence ATGAATCAATGGAAGAAGATAAAAGAAATAAAGTGGATAAGATATGAAAAAATAATGAAAAAAATAAGTAACTCAAAATTAAGAAAAGATATACTGGTACATTTCAAAATGTTCGCTAGGTTATATTCTGCTGGTGTACCTCTTGTAGAATCACTTAGTGTTTTTTGTAATAATGAAGGTGACTTGGATTGGAAAAATCAAATAATAAATAAATTGAAATCAGGTAAAACTTTTGGACAATCTATAGAAGATTTGAATTTACCAATTAAAAACTATGAATTAACAATCATAAAAAAATCTGAGAGTTCAGGTAATTTACCGGAGGGGATAAACCGTGTATGCAAAATGAGTAAGAGTATAGAGAAAACCAAATCAAAGTTATTATTAGCCCTACTTTATCCATGTATTATACTGGCCGTATCTTTAATTTTAGTATTAATGATACTAATAATAATTGTACCAAAGATTAAACCTTTATTTAGTGGAGGAAGAATTAGCATACCTTGGACAACACAAGTGCTTTTTTTCTTAAGTGACAATTTATTGCCTATGATGTTTTTGGGAATTATTTTATCTGTAGTAATTACGATAGGGTTTGTGTTTTATATAAAGAAAAAAGGCCTAGAGACTTTTCAAAATCACGTTGGAAGCTTAATGATTAAAATTCCAGTATTTGGAAGCCTAATAAATCATTACTCGGCCTTAATTAGCTTTAGAATAGCAAGCGAGGTCTTTGCTTCAAGTGGTCTCCTTGTCGAGTCGCTACGAGACTCAGCAAAGGGATCTCTAATACCAGTAGAAAGAACAAAACTCTTAAACGTTGCAAATGAAGTTGAAGGTGGAATGCTCTTGTCAAAAAGCATAGGTAGGGAGGTGTCCAGTAAAAATAAAATATGGATTCCTTTAATTGTTTGTGGAGAGCAAACTGGGTCTATATCGGAGACATTTTCTTCTATAGCAGACATTCATCAAGAATATTTTGATGAAGGAATTTCTTTGATAAATAAGCTTATTGAACCAATATCAATGATTGCTGTTGGGATAGGCGTTGGGTTTATTGCAGTTTCTATTATCACGCCAATGTATTCACTTATTTCCTATACGGGTTATTAA
- a CDS encoding ATPase, T2SS/T4P/T4SS family has protein sequence MAQKTSENILKVRLKEGSIKQGLSILTEPSIASVILPEAIVNSIKKSHDESLLYLHSKNSIDQADTLIADAIKLSASDIHIQPFKDKTEIRFRIKGDMSEGRYIRYEQYIELIGRYKILAQMRIDIRDVPQDGSFGHLNYRVRVATIPGVDGECMVLRVLDSSGLKIQYLTDTGMSSSVFQNLLESLRISPGLVIFSGPTGSGKSTSAYSLLTSLVEENKQVLTIEDPVERRLDGLRQVQIRPQSGFNYVQALKASMRQDPDVIYVGEVRDSDTMKSVMNLALTGHTVITTIHARDVKMAIRRCRYLGADSYEFSMVIRAVFNQRLENVSKDAEWAHDQIATFESLLHNKDGDAYTVFTDENNGKSDVSRYKEEFTYESMEEDKRNKVDKI, from the coding sequence ATGGCACAAAAAACCAGTGAGAATATTTTGAAAGTAAGATTAAAAGAGGGGTCTATAAAACAAGGCCTCTCTATTTTGACAGAACCATCTATTGCATCGGTAATTTTACCTGAAGCAATAGTAAATTCTATAAAAAAAAGTCATGATGAGTCATTATTATATTTACATTCAAAGAATTCAATTGATCAAGCTGATACATTAATTGCAGATGCTATAAAATTATCTGCATCGGATATTCATATCCAACCTTTTAAGGACAAGACGGAAATAAGATTTAGAATAAAAGGAGATATGAGTGAAGGTCGCTATATAAGGTATGAACAATACATAGAATTAATTGGAAGGTATAAGATTCTTGCTCAAATGCGCATAGACATAAGGGATGTACCACAAGATGGTAGTTTTGGGCACTTAAACTATAGAGTTCGCGTAGCAACAATTCCGGGGGTTGATGGAGAGTGTATGGTTTTACGTGTACTAGATTCTTCTGGTTTAAAAATACAATATCTAACGGACACAGGTATGTCTTCATCTGTATTTCAAAATCTATTAGAAAGTTTAAGGATCTCCCCCGGGCTTGTTATTTTTTCGGGTCCAACGGGTAGTGGTAAGTCTACTAGTGCGTACAGTTTGCTGACTTCTTTAGTTGAAGAAAACAAGCAAGTCTTAACAATTGAAGATCCTGTGGAGAGACGGTTAGATGGTTTAAGGCAAGTTCAAATACGCCCTCAATCAGGCTTTAACTATGTTCAAGCACTTAAGGCTTCCATGAGGCAGGACCCAGATGTTATTTATGTTGGTGAAGTTAGAGATTCTGACACCATGAAGAGTGTAATGAACCTTGCCTTAACAGGGCATACCGTAATAACAACAATTCATGCAAGGGATGTAAAAATGGCAATAAGAAGATGTAGATATTTAGGAGCGGATTCTTATGAATTTTCTATGGTTATTAGAGCTGTATTTAATCAGAGGTTGGAAAATGTTTCTAAGGATGCAGAATGGGCACATGATCAAATAGCTACTTTTGAAAGCCTGTTACACAACAAAGACGGTGACGCATACACAGTTTTTACAGATGAAAATAATGGTAAGTCAGACGTAAGTAGATATAAAGAAGAATTCACTTATGAATCAATGGAAGAAGATAAAAGAAATAAAGTGGATAAGATATGA
- a CDS encoding Bro-N domain-containing protein has product MEISKIVIFNGGRVRRVIHNKEWYFSIVDIVAVLTDSTRASAYWSAMKTRVKNDEGIQLSTICSQLNLESSDGKKYETDCANTEGVFRIIQSIPSPKAEPFKRWLAKVGYERVKEIEDPELGVKRTRELYKLKGYSENWIEKRMHGITIREELTEEWKSRGARDCLDYEILTAEISKATFGVTPSEYKKLKGLKKESLRDNMNDFELIFNMLGERSTTEIHRNEDSKGISKLKEDAKFGGDIAGDARKRLEIKLKRSIVTRRRFVKGI; this is encoded by the coding sequence ATGGAGATTTCCAAAATAGTGATATTTAACGGAGGAAGGGTACGTAGAGTTATTCATAATAAGGAATGGTACTTTTCAATTGTAGATATAGTAGCTGTGCTCACAGATAGCACAAGAGCAAGTGCTTATTGGAGCGCAATGAAAACTCGTGTCAAAAATGATGAAGGGATTCAGTTGTCTACAATTTGTAGTCAACTGAATTTGGAGTCATCTGATGGTAAAAAATATGAAACTGACTGCGCAAATACAGAAGGGGTATTTCGTATTATTCAATCTATTCCTTCGCCAAAAGCAGAACCATTCAAACGGTGGTTAGCAAAGGTTGGTTATGAAAGAGTTAAAGAAATAGAGGATCCAGAACTCGGAGTCAAAAGAACAAGGGAATTGTATAAACTAAAAGGTTATAGTGAAAACTGGATTGAGAAACGTATGCATGGTATTACCATTCGTGAAGAGCTGACTGAGGAATGGAAAAGTAGAGGGGCAAGAGATTGTCTTGATTATGAAATATTAACAGCAGAAATTTCTAAAGCTACCTTCGGTGTTACACCCTCAGAATATAAAAAACTCAAAGGACTTAAAAAAGAAAGTTTGAGAGATAACATGAATGATTTTGAATTGATTTTTAATATGTTGGGAGAGCGCTCTACAACCGAAATTCATAGAAATGAAGATTCAAAAGGTATATCAAAACTTAAAGAAGATGCAAAATTTGGTGGTGATATTGCAGGTGATGCCAGAAAGAGACTGGAAATTAAGTTGAAAAGGTCTATTGTGACAAGGCGCAGATTTGTAAAAGGCATATAG
- a CDS encoding ribonuclease H-like domain-containing protein, whose product MRKLFFDIETRNTFQEVGKADPAALDISVLCAYDSETAEYTSYTQEDLHKFWPLIEQADVLVTFNGDHFDIPLLNKYYPGNLLQKKSLDLLKEVKKSLGFRVGLGVIGQGTLNAGKSAHGLEAVEWWKKGEIEKIIKYCLDDVKITKEVHDYAIANKKLKYKEGEAIIEFSVETKDWEDAGENKMNFTLPF is encoded by the coding sequence ATGAGAAAACTTTTTTTTGACATTGAAACTAGAAATACATTTCAGGAGGTAGGTAAGGCAGACCCTGCAGCACTAGATATCTCTGTATTATGTGCCTACGACTCTGAAACTGCTGAATATACAAGTTATACTCAGGAAGATTTACATAAATTTTGGCCTTTAATTGAGCAAGCTGACGTTCTTGTGACTTTCAATGGCGATCATTTTGATATTCCCCTACTTAACAAATACTATCCAGGAAACCTACTACAAAAGAAAAGTCTAGACCTTCTTAAGGAAGTTAAAAAATCCCTTGGCTTTAGAGTGGGGTTGGGTGTTATTGGACAAGGAACATTAAACGCTGGAAAAAGTGCTCATGGGTTAGAGGCTGTGGAATGGTGGAAAAAAGGCGAGATTGAGAAAATAATAAAATATTGTCTTGACGATGTTAAAATCACTAAAGAGGTTCATGATTACGCAATCGCCAATAAAAAGCTAAAATATAAGGAAGGTGAAGCTATTATTGAATTCTCTGTTGAAACAAAAGACTGGGAAGATGCTGGAGAAAACAAGATGAACTTTACATTGCCTTTTTAG
- a CDS encoding DsbA family protein, with the protein MENTQNKVSIQALIIPLAIVVAGALIAGGIYMTGTNPSKAVANAAVKLPNPTANIVVEPITAVDHVLGDPKTAKITIIEYSDLECPFCKSYHATIGKIFDEKKADGTLAWVYRHSPIIELHSNSPKEAEATECAAELGGNTVFWKYLSEIFKNTPSNNGLEKAKLYEFADTVGLGAKAFKTCLDSNKYASKISEQIVAAKKAGVEGTPYTVLIMDGKNVPLVDKDGNGLGAMPYPQMKQIIDSLLKQ; encoded by the coding sequence ATGGAAAATACACAAAACAAAGTATCGATACAAGCACTAATAATACCTTTAGCGATTGTTGTTGCGGGAGCATTAATAGCCGGAGGAATATATATGACTGGAACAAATCCAAGTAAGGCTGTAGCTAACGCTGCTGTAAAATTACCAAATCCAACAGCAAACATTGTTGTAGAACCAATAACAGCAGTAGACCATGTCCTAGGAGATCCAAAAACAGCAAAGATTACAATTATAGAATACTCAGATCTAGAGTGTCCTTTCTGTAAGTCATATCATGCAACAATTGGAAAAATCTTCGATGAAAAGAAAGCTGATGGAACTTTAGCTTGGGTTTATAGACACTCTCCAATTATTGAACTACACAGCAATTCACCAAAGGAAGCAGAGGCAACAGAGTGTGCAGCAGAACTTGGAGGAAATACAGTTTTCTGGAAATATCTTTCAGAAATATTTAAAAATACCCCATCAAATAATGGCTTAGAAAAAGCTAAATTGTATGAATTTGCTGACACAGTTGGATTAGGTGCGAAAGCATTCAAAACATGTTTAGACAGTAATAAATATGCAAGTAAAATATCAGAACAAATTGTAGCAGCAAAGAAGGCTGGTGTTGAAGGTACACCTTATACAGTTCTTATAATGGACGGAAAGAATGTTCCATTAGTGGATAAAGACGGAAACGGACTAGGAGCTATGCCTTATCCTCAGATGAAGCAAATCATTGATAGTTTGTTGAAACAATAG
- a CDS encoding glycosyltransferase family 2 protein, translating into MKISIIIPAHNEEASIEAVVKAALKQDYPDFEIIVVDNCSTDRTAEIVKNMGVKVVSETRKGTQWAREKGRTEANGDIIANLDADCLSDSNWLQKGVKHFSSKKVVAVTGPYDYYDGDKFFRKFSLVFQKCAYTISNYILQKIHKGAVTIGGNVFLRANILEKIGGYNTNILFYGDDTDTAKRMAKEGTIIFDRNLIMKTSARRLKSQGSIKTSVIYIYHFFKVIFRA; encoded by the coding sequence ATGAAAATTTCAATTATTATTCCTGCACATAATGAAGAGGCTTCTATTGAAGCTGTCGTTAAAGCTGCGTTGAAACAGGACTATCCTGATTTTGAGATAATCGTTGTCGATAATTGCAGTACTGACAGAACTGCAGAAATTGTGAAAAATATGGGAGTCAAAGTAGTCTCCGAAACCCGTAAGGGTACACAGTGGGCAAGAGAGAAAGGTCGGACTGAAGCTAACGGTGACATTATAGCCAATCTTGATGCTGACTGTTTATCTGATTCTAACTGGCTTCAAAAAGGTGTAAAACATTTTTCTTCCAAGAAAGTGGTTGCCGTTACCGGTCCTTATGATTATTACGATGGTGATAAATTTTTTAGAAAATTCTCCCTTGTATTTCAGAAATGCGCATACACTATATCTAATTATATTCTACAAAAAATTCACAAAGGTGCTGTCACAATAGGTGGAAATGTTTTTCTTCGAGCTAATATTTTAGAAAAGATTGGTGGATACAATACAAATATATTGTTCTACGGTGATGATACAGATACAGCAAAGCGAATGGCAAAAGAAGGTACGATTATTTTTGATAGAAATCTTATAATGAAGACTTCAGCAAGACGTCTTAAATCACAGGGGTCTATAAAAACATCGGTTATTTATATTTATCACTTCTTTAAGGTTATTTTTAGGGCTTAG
- a CDS encoding serine protease translates to MQSEKKIRNDIPYKKERLVRVIVQFRNGSTSAGTGFFINSSGELLTCFHVISAMELRNFRIQKSQNINSPTLTNVSSSSLSEHDKIKNSLETSIMRIEVELHDGVRKIATLTKFNETYDVCLLKIEQTDSGNNFPFFELDTSYMPEYDESTFFCGFQMTGGYNDPTMYPFSTNRAVVSAFPNIEVAGDKYNHIQLNSINLGGNSGAPLFTEGSNTVIGIINGNMSWGRGDLAVVNNISVINTDSTQNTAPETVQSLSQGLLRVPLSIAYSTPIKLISEQTNIL, encoded by the coding sequence ATGCAATCAGAGAAAAAAATAAGAAACGATATTCCCTACAAAAAAGAAAGGCTAGTTAGGGTTATTGTGCAATTTAGAAACGGATCAACATCCGCAGGAACAGGTTTTTTTATAAATAGTAGTGGAGAACTTTTGACATGTTTTCATGTTATTTCTGCAATGGAGTTACGTAATTTTAGAATACAGAAATCTCAAAACATAAACTCCCCCACGCTTACAAACGTATCGTCCTCTAGCTTATCAGAGCATGATAAAATAAAAAACTCATTAGAAACCTCCATAATGAGAATAGAGGTTGAACTTCATGATGGTGTTAGAAAAATTGCTACGTTAACAAAATTTAATGAAACTTACGATGTATGTTTGTTAAAAATCGAGCAAACAGATAGTGGCAATAATTTTCCATTCTTTGAACTTGATACATCTTACATGCCAGAATATGATGAATCTACTTTCTTCTGTGGTTTCCAAATGACAGGTGGATATAATGATCCCACTATGTATCCATTTTCAACAAACAGAGCTGTAGTATCTGCCTTTCCTAATATTGAGGTGGCCGGTGATAAATATAATCACATTCAATTGAATTCTATAAATCTTGGTGGAAATAGTGGGGCCCCTCTATTTACAGAAGGAAGTAATACGGTTATCGGAATAATAAACGGAAACATGAGTTGGGGTCGAGGAGACCTTGCGGTTGTTAACAATATTAGCGTCATTAATACTGACTCTACACAGAACACAGCGCCTGAGACCGTACAAAGCCTCTCTCAAGGACTATTGCGAGTTCCTCTTTCTATTGCGTATTCAACCCCAATAAAGCTGATAAGCGAGCAAACTAATATTTTATAG
- a CDS encoding response regulator transcription factor produces the protein MKILIIDDDIFLAEAMKSSLESLCYVVDMAHDGKSGSYIARINKYNIILLDLILPEKDGVTICKEIRMAGITCPILVVSTQSEIPDKVTMLKIGADDYITKPFNIEELLARINALTKRPYEIMEDVMTLDDLTIDTNTQMVTKQGQEVYLTRKEYMLLNCFARNEGKIITRGRILEEVWERDSNPFTNTVETHIRNLRKKIETGDKRMIHTVSGRGYRMLRS, from the coding sequence ATGAAAATACTAATAATAGATGATGATATTTTTTTGGCTGAAGCAATGAAAAGTTCTCTTGAATCCTTATGTTATGTTGTTGACATGGCACATGATGGAAAGAGCGGTTCTTATATAGCAAGAATAAATAAATATAATATTATATTATTGGATTTAATCCTTCCTGAAAAAGACGGTGTGACAATTTGTAAAGAAATCAGAATGGCGGGAATAACCTGTCCAATTCTTGTTGTTTCTACCCAATCAGAAATACCAGACAAAGTTACAATGCTAAAAATAGGTGCGGATGATTATATTACTAAGCCATTTAATATTGAGGAGCTTCTTGCAAGAATTAATGCTTTAACAAAAAGGCCTTATGAAATCATGGAGGATGTTATGACATTAGATGATTTAACAATTGATACAAATACTCAAATGGTTACAAAACAAGGCCAAGAAGTTTATTTAACCCGCAAGGAATATATGCTACTTAATTGTTTTGCAAGAAATGAAGGCAAAATAATAACAAGAGGAAGAATCCTAGAGGAGGTTTGGGAAAGAGATTCAAATCCATTTACCAATACAGTTGAAACACATATTAGAAACTTAAGAAAAAAAATTGAAACTGGAGACAAAAGAATGATACATACAGTTAGTGGGCGTGGTTATAGAATGCTTAGATCTTAA
- a CDS encoding thioredoxin domain-containing protein: protein MKSELKFIGVIAFITVLVVGAGLYISAQNGGQTGIPKPILKMELLVKAGNPVTENGVTSLLKDSVVSTSSVTIVEFADYACPACSSLEPEIEQLLKENPTIRYVYRTIPIHAQSKDEAKMVYASIAQGKFKEFASVVFKNQQEWDKVGTDYKPFFEKYAKDLGIDVAKLNDDAKNPAYLATIESDAKDANDLSIYATPTVIFVGPKGSTYIQGAVPKSELQKMVDTVSK, encoded by the coding sequence ATGAAAAGTGAATTAAAATTTATTGGAGTTATCGCATTTATAACAGTTCTGGTTGTTGGTGCAGGGCTATATATTTCAGCTCAAAACGGCGGGCAAACAGGTATTCCAAAACCAATACTTAAAATGGAGCTTCTTGTAAAAGCTGGAAACCCAGTTACTGAGAATGGTGTAACTTCCCTACTAAAAGACTCTGTCGTAAGCACTTCATCTGTGACAATAGTAGAGTTTGCTGACTATGCATGTCCAGCGTGCTCATCACTTGAACCTGAGATTGAACAATTGTTAAAAGAAAATCCTACAATAAGGTACGTATACAGAACTATACCAATTCATGCCCAGTCAAAAGATGAAGCTAAGATGGTATACGCCTCTATTGCACAAGGAAAATTCAAGGAGTTTGCAAGTGTAGTGTTTAAGAATCAGCAGGAGTGGGATAAAGTTGGAACAGACTATAAACCTTTCTTTGAGAAATACGCAAAAGATCTTGGTATTGATGTTGCAAAACTAAATGATGATGCAAAAAATCCAGCATATCTAGCAACAATTGAGTCAGATGCAAAAGATGCTAATGATTTAAGTATATATGCAACACCAACAGTTATTTTTGTAGGACCAAAGGGTTCAACTTATATTCAAGGAGCTGTTCCAAAGTCAGAGCTTCAGAAAATGGTTGATACAGTTTCAAAATAG